A genome region from Bradyrhizobium sp. WSM1417 includes the following:
- a CDS encoding acyl-CoA dehydrogenase C-terminal domain-containing protein: MPIYKAPVEDVNFLLNDVFQIDRYDNLAGFSDASSDVREAILGEAAKLAEEVLQPLNRVGDLEGCKRADDGSVTTPKGFKEAFKQVAEGGWLGLSAPTEFGGQGLPVTLSQAVNEFQISANMAFSMYGGLTMGATAALIVHGTPEQKQTYVPKMVAGEWTGTMNLTEPHCGTDLGMLRTKAVRQADGSFKITGTKIFISAGEHDLAPNIIHLVLARIEGAPAGIKGVSLFVVPKFMVNADGSVGQRNGVVCGSIEHKMGIHGNSTCVMNYDNAVGWLIGEENKGMQGMFVMMNEARLGVAVQGLAQSEVAYQNAVAYARDRIQGRSLTGAKAPDKPADPILVHPDVRRTLLSIRAFNEAARAFVMWTALKSDVAHRSEDPKDRQAADDHMGLMTPVLKGFLTDYGFANAVQAQQMYGGHGYIAEQGMEQFVRDARIAMIYEGANGIQALDLVGRKLPRDGGRAIMAFFGEVMAFAKENGGDEAMKPYVTPLSASLGHLQQATTWLMQNAMAKPDNAGAAATDYLNLFGFVALGYMWAKMAKVTQAKIAESGTTPYLSTKLVTGRFFMERMLPETAANLARIQAGCATIMELPAEAF; encoded by the coding sequence ATGCCGATCTACAAAGCCCCCGTCGAAGATGTGAACTTCCTGCTCAACGACGTCTTCCAGATCGACCGCTACGACAATCTGGCCGGCTTCTCCGATGCGTCGAGCGACGTGCGCGAGGCCATTCTCGGCGAAGCTGCCAAGCTCGCCGAAGAGGTGCTGCAGCCGCTCAACCGCGTGGGCGATCTCGAAGGCTGCAAGCGCGCCGATGACGGCAGCGTCACCACGCCCAAGGGATTCAAGGAGGCGTTCAAGCAGGTCGCCGAGGGCGGCTGGCTCGGTCTGTCGGCGCCGACCGAGTTCGGCGGCCAGGGTCTGCCGGTGACGCTGAGCCAGGCGGTCAACGAATTCCAGATCTCCGCCAACATGGCGTTCTCGATGTATGGCGGCCTCACCATGGGCGCGACCGCGGCGCTGATCGTCCACGGCACGCCGGAGCAGAAGCAGACCTACGTGCCGAAGATGGTGGCGGGCGAGTGGACCGGCACCATGAACCTGACCGAGCCGCATTGCGGCACCGACCTCGGCATGCTCCGCACCAAGGCGGTGCGGCAGGCCGACGGCAGCTTCAAGATCACGGGCACCAAGATCTTCATTTCGGCCGGCGAGCATGACCTCGCGCCGAACATCATCCACCTCGTGCTTGCCCGCATCGAGGGCGCGCCCGCCGGTATCAAGGGCGTGTCGCTGTTCGTGGTGCCGAAATTCATGGTCAATGCCGATGGGTCGGTGGGGCAGCGCAACGGTGTGGTCTGCGGCTCGATCGAGCACAAGATGGGCATCCACGGCAATTCCACCTGCGTGATGAACTACGACAACGCCGTGGGCTGGCTGATCGGCGAAGAGAACAAGGGCATGCAGGGCATGTTCGTGATGATGAACGAGGCCCGCCTCGGCGTCGCCGTGCAGGGTCTCGCGCAGTCGGAAGTGGCCTATCAGAACGCGGTCGCCTATGCCCGGGATCGCATCCAGGGCCGTTCGCTCACGGGTGCCAAGGCGCCGGACAAGCCGGCCGATCCGATCCTCGTGCATCCCGACGTGCGCCGCACGTTGCTGTCGATCCGCGCCTTCAACGAGGCCGCGCGCGCCTTCGTGATGTGGACTGCGCTGAAGAGCGACGTCGCCCATCGCTCCGAGGATCCCAAGGACCGCCAGGCCGCCGACGATCACATGGGCCTGATGACGCCGGTGCTGAAAGGCTTTCTCACCGATTACGGCTTCGCCAATGCGGTGCAGGCGCAGCAGATGTATGGCGGCCACGGCTACATCGCCGAGCAGGGCATGGAGCAATTCGTGCGCGATGCCCGCATCGCCATGATCTACGAAGGCGCCAACGGCATCCAGGCGCTCGACCTCGTCGGCCGCAAGCTGCCGCGCGACGGCGGCCGCGCCATCATGGCGTTCTTTGGCGAGGTCATGGCCTTTGCCAAGGAGAACGGCGGCGACGAGGCGATGAAGCCCTACGTTACTCCGCTGTCGGCTTCCCTCGGCCACCTCCAGCAGGCCACCACCTGGCTGATGCAGAACGCGATGGCCAAACCCGACAATGCAGGCGCCGCCGCAACCGATTACCTGAATCTCTTCGGCTTCGTCGCGCTCGGCTATATGTGGGCGAAGATGGCGAAGGTGACGCAGGCCAAGATTGCCGAGAGCGGGACCACGCCCTATCTCTCGACCAAGCTCGTCACCGGCCGCTTCTTTATGGAGCGGATGCTGCCGGAGACCGCCGCCAATCTCGCGCGCATCCAGGCCGGCTGCGCCACCATCATGGAACTGCCGGCGGAAGCGTTCTGA
- a CDS encoding acetyl-CoA C-acetyltransferase: protein MADAYIYDHVRTPRGRGKADGALHEVTALALATVPLKALKDRNNLPEDSVDDVILGVVDPVGEAGSDIARFAALKAGLGEAVPGVQISRFCASGLDAVNFAAAQVMSGQHELVIGGGAESMSRVGIGASGGAWPMDPSMAVPAYFMPQGISADLIATKYGFSRDDVDAYAVQSQQRAAKSWDEGRFDKSVVPVKDINGLTILAKDEHMRPSTTMQSLAQLQPAFTMMAQMGGFDGVAVQSHPEIERVNYVHHAGNSSGIVDGAGAVLLGSKEAGGKYGLKPRAKIRAFANIGSEPAMMLTGPVDVTEKLFARSGMKKSDIDLFELNEAFASVVLRYIQAFDIDNAKINVNGGAIALGHPLGATGAIILGTVLDELERTNKSTALVTLCIGGGMGTATIIERV, encoded by the coding sequence ATGGCAGATGCCTATATTTACGACCACGTCCGCACCCCGCGCGGCCGCGGCAAGGCGGACGGCGCGCTGCACGAAGTCACCGCGCTCGCGCTCGCGACCGTGCCGCTGAAGGCGCTCAAGGACCGCAATAACCTGCCGGAAGATTCCGTCGATGACGTTATTCTCGGCGTGGTCGATCCCGTCGGCGAAGCCGGCTCCGACATCGCGCGCTTTGCCGCGCTGAAGGCGGGCCTCGGCGAAGCGGTGCCGGGCGTGCAGATCAGCCGCTTCTGCGCCTCCGGCCTCGATGCCGTGAATTTTGCCGCAGCCCAGGTGATGAGCGGCCAGCACGAGCTTGTGATCGGCGGCGGCGCGGAATCGATGAGCCGCGTCGGCATCGGTGCCTCCGGCGGGGCCTGGCCGATGGACCCGTCAATGGCAGTGCCGGCCTATTTCATGCCGCAGGGAATCTCGGCCGATCTGATCGCGACCAAATACGGCTTCTCCCGTGACGACGTCGACGCCTATGCGGTGCAAAGCCAGCAGCGTGCGGCGAAGTCCTGGGATGAAGGCCGCTTCGACAAATCGGTCGTCCCGGTGAAGGACATCAACGGCCTCACCATCCTCGCCAAGGACGAGCATATGCGTCCTTCGACGACGATGCAGTCGCTGGCGCAGTTGCAGCCGGCGTTCACGATGATGGCGCAGATGGGCGGCTTCGATGGCGTCGCGGTGCAGTCGCATCCGGAAATCGAGCGCGTCAATTACGTGCACCACGCCGGCAATTCGTCGGGCATCGTCGATGGTGCCGGCGCGGTCTTGCTCGGCAGCAAGGAAGCCGGCGGCAAGTACGGCCTGAAGCCGCGCGCAAAGATCCGCGCATTTGCCAATATCGGCTCCGAACCCGCGATGATGCTGACCGGCCCGGTCGACGTCACCGAAAAGCTGTTCGCGCGCTCCGGCATGAAGAAGTCGGACATCGACCTGTTCGAGCTCAACGAAGCCTTCGCCTCCGTCGTGCTGCGCTACATCCAGGCCTTCGACATCGACAACGCCAAGATCAACGTCAATGGCGGTGCGATCGCGCTCGGCCATCCGCTCGGCGCGACCGGTGCCATCATTCTCGGGACCGTGCTCGACGAGCTCGAGCGCACCAACAAGTCGACCGCACTGGTGACGCTGTGCATCGGCGGCGGCATGGGCACCGCCACCATCATCGAACGCGTCTAA
- a CDS encoding FAD-dependent oxidoreductase, protein MAYKNFKVETDSDGIALVTWDIPGRSMNVLDETSTSELDAIVKATTADATVKGVVITSAKEAFCAGADLSMLEGMNQSYAKVFKEQGETAANQMLFEQSRRFSQVLRSIETSGKPWAAAINGLALGGGFEITLCCHYRVAAENPKTRLGLPEVKVGLFPGAGGTQRVPRLVPPQDAMTILLKGDPVTIEKAKALNLIHAIVPAADLVKAAKDWIKGGGKAVAPWDEKGFKLPGGPVFSKAGMMMFPAGNAIYRRETYDNYPAARAIMSCVYEGLQLPIDAALRVESRYFTSVLRSKEAAAMIRSLFLSMQELNKGARRPKDVPPTKVKKIAVIGAGFMGASVGYVSARAGLDVVLIDRDQESADKGKAHAQKVIEEQIKKGRAKPGDAEALLARITPTADYSALKDVDLVIEAVFEDRKVKADTFAKAQEHMKPDVIFASNTSTLPITSLAESFKDQGRFVGIHFFSPVEKMMLVEIIQGKNTGDLAIATALDYVRQIGKTPIVVNDSRGFFANRCVGRYVAEGNEMFLEGVPPAMIENCAKMAGMPVGPLSLSDEVALDLGLKIMKATEADLGPNAINADQKKLMVEMVEKQGRLGRKNSKGFYDYPEKGKGQKSLWPGLSALQPKQLDPDTLDVEELKQRFLVVQAVEAARTVEDHVITDPREADVGSILGFGFAPFTGGTLSYIDFMGPKKFVELCHKLEAKYGSRFTPPKLLEEMAAKGETFYGRFAPNKAAA, encoded by the coding sequence ATGGCTTACAAGAATTTCAAGGTTGAGACCGATTCCGACGGCATCGCGCTCGTCACCTGGGACATCCCGGGCCGTTCGATGAACGTGCTCGACGAGACCTCGACCAGCGAGCTCGACGCGATCGTCAAGGCGACCACGGCGGATGCTACGGTTAAGGGCGTCGTCATCACCTCCGCCAAGGAAGCGTTCTGCGCGGGTGCCGATCTGTCCATGCTCGAGGGCATGAACCAGTCCTACGCAAAGGTCTTCAAGGAGCAGGGCGAGACGGCGGCGAACCAGATGCTGTTCGAGCAGAGCCGGCGCTTCTCGCAGGTGCTGCGTTCCATCGAGACCTCCGGCAAGCCGTGGGCGGCGGCGATCAACGGCCTCGCGCTCGGCGGCGGTTTCGAGATCACGCTGTGCTGCCACTATCGCGTGGCGGCGGAGAATCCCAAGACCCGCCTCGGCCTGCCTGAGGTCAAGGTCGGCCTGTTCCCGGGCGCCGGCGGCACGCAGCGCGTGCCGCGCCTGGTGCCGCCGCAGGACGCGATGACGATCCTGCTCAAGGGCGATCCGGTCACGATCGAGAAAGCCAAGGCACTGAATCTGATCCACGCCATCGTTCCCGCCGCCGATCTCGTCAAAGCGGCAAAGGACTGGATCAAGGGCGGCGGCAAGGCCGTCGCGCCCTGGGACGAGAAGGGCTTCAAGCTGCCGGGTGGCCCGGTGTTCTCCAAGGCCGGCATGATGATGTTCCCGGCCGGCAACGCGATCTATCGCCGCGAGACCTACGACAATTATCCGGCCGCGCGCGCGATCATGAGCTGCGTCTATGAGGGCCTGCAGCTGCCGATCGACGCCGCATTGCGCGTGGAATCGCGCTATTTCACCTCGGTGCTGCGCTCGAAGGAAGCGGCCGCGATGATCCGCAGCCTGTTCCTATCGATGCAGGAGCTCAACAAGGGTGCACGCCGTCCGAAGGATGTGCCGCCGACCAAGGTGAAGAAGATCGCCGTGATCGGCGCCGGCTTCATGGGCGCGAGCGTCGGCTATGTCTCGGCCCGTGCCGGCCTCGACGTCGTCCTGATCGATCGCGACCAGGAGAGCGCCGACAAGGGCAAGGCGCATGCGCAAAAGGTGATCGAGGAGCAGATCAAGAAGGGCCGCGCCAAGCCCGGTGACGCAGAAGCGCTGCTCGCCCGCATCACGCCGACCGCGGACTATTCCGCGCTGAAGGACGTCGATCTCGTCATCGAGGCCGTGTTCGAGGACCGCAAGGTCAAGGCTGATACCTTTGCCAAGGCGCAGGAGCATATGAAGCCGGACGTGATCTTCGCGTCCAACACCTCGACGCTTCCGATCACCTCGCTGGCGGAATCCTTCAAGGACCAGGGCAGGTTCGTCGGCATCCACTTCTTCTCGCCCGTCGAGAAGATGATGCTGGTCGAGATCATCCAGGGCAAGAACACCGGCGATCTCGCGATCGCGACCGCGCTGGACTACGTCCGGCAGATCGGCAAAACGCCGATCGTCGTCAACGACAGCCGCGGTTTCTTCGCCAATCGCTGCGTCGGCCGCTACGTCGCCGAAGGCAACGAGATGTTCCTCGAAGGCGTGCCGCCCGCGATGATCGAGAACTGTGCCAAGATGGCCGGCATGCCGGTCGGCCCGCTCTCGCTGTCGGACGAGGTCGCGCTCGACCTCGGGCTCAAGATCATGAAGGCGACGGAAGCCGATCTCGGCCCCAATGCCATCAATGCCGATCAGAAGAAGCTGATGGTGGAAATGGTCGAGAAGCAGGGCCGTCTGGGTCGCAAGAACAGCAAGGGTTTTTATGACTACCCCGAGAAGGGCAAGGGCCAGAAGAGCCTGTGGCCAGGCTTGTCCGCACTGCAGCCCAAGCAGCTCGATCCTGATACGCTCGACGTCGAGGAGCTGAAGCAGCGCTTCCTGGTGGTGCAGGCGGTGGAAGCCGCGCGCACGGTGGAGGACCACGTCATCACCGATCCCCGCGAGGCGGATGTCGGCTCGATCCTCGGCTTCGGCTTCGCGCCGTTCACCGGTGGCACGCTGTCCTACATCGACTTCATGGGTCCCAAGAAGTTCGTCGAACTTTGCCACAAGCTGGAAGCGAAATACGGCTCGCGCTTCACCCCGCCGAAATTGCTCGAAGAGATGGCCGCGAAGGGAGAAACCTTCTACGGCCGCTTCGCTCCGAACAAGGCGGCGGCGTGA
- the gstA gene encoding glutathione transferase GstA, protein MKLYYSPGACSLSPHIALLEAGLPYELVKVDIRAKKLENGEDYLKLNPKGQVPALGLDSGEIVTEGPVIVQMIADQASAKALAPAHGSSERYKLLEWLNFLTSEVHKSFGPMFAPTLNDEAKAFFKDRVMGKLKYIDSQLAGRDYLMGKQFTVADGYLFTMLTWGDRMKFDLSAMPNLAAYKTRVAARPQVQEAMKKEGLIQAA, encoded by the coding sequence ATGAAATTGTACTATTCGCCCGGTGCGTGCTCGCTGTCCCCCCATATCGCGCTCCTGGAAGCCGGCCTGCCCTATGAACTGGTCAAGGTCGATATCCGGGCCAAGAAGCTCGAAAACGGTGAGGATTATCTGAAGCTGAACCCCAAGGGCCAGGTCCCTGCGCTGGGCCTCGATAGCGGAGAGATCGTGACCGAAGGCCCGGTGATTGTCCAGATGATCGCCGATCAGGCCTCAGCAAAGGCGCTGGCGCCGGCCCACGGCAGCTCCGAGCGCTACAAGCTGCTCGAATGGCTGAACTTCCTCACCTCGGAGGTCCACAAGAGCTTCGGCCCGATGTTCGCGCCGACGCTGAACGACGAGGCCAAGGCCTTCTTCAAGGACCGCGTCATGGGCAAGCTGAAATACATCGACAGCCAGCTCGCCGGCCGCGACTACCTCATGGGCAAGCAGTTCACGGTCGCCGACGGTTATCTCTTCACGATGCTGACCTGGGGCGACCGGATGAAGTTCGACCTCTCGGCGATGCCAAACCTTGCCGCCTACAAGACCCGCGTCGCGGCGCGGCCGCAGGTGCAGGAAGCGATGAAGAAAGAAGGGCTGATTCAGGCTGCCTGA
- a CDS encoding MarR family winged helix-turn-helix transcriptional regulator: MKRKPSTEATSAWIRLMRVQSRVLNCVEQDLKKAGFPPLAWYDALLELSRAPSGELRPVELERQMLIPQYSTSRLIDRLVDEGLASRRECKIDKRGQFVEITEAGRELQKRMWGAYSAAIEKYVGSKLSDADAVKLSGLLDRLGCSCGEMKLPPIVHANETTPSR, encoded by the coding sequence ATGAAACGCAAACCATCGACCGAGGCGACTTCCGCCTGGATCCGCTTGATGCGGGTGCAGAGCCGCGTGCTCAATTGCGTCGAGCAGGACCTGAAGAAGGCCGGCTTCCCGCCGCTGGCATGGTATGACGCGCTGCTCGAACTGTCACGGGCGCCTTCGGGCGAACTCCGGCCGGTCGAACTCGAACGGCAGATGCTGATCCCGCAATATTCGACATCGCGGCTGATCGACCGCCTGGTCGACGAAGGCCTCGCCTCGCGGCGCGAATGCAAGATCGACAAGCGCGGCCAGTTCGTGGAGATCACGGAAGCCGGCCGCGAATTGCAAAAGCGGATGTGGGGCGCCTATTCGGCCGCGATCGAGAAATATGTCGGCTCAAAGCTGTCCGATGCAGATGCCGTGAAGCTCAGCGGTCTGCTCGACCGTCTGGGCTGCTCGTGCGGCGAGATGAAACTGCCGCCCATCGTCCACGCCAACGAAACCACGCCGTCGCGATGA
- a CDS encoding glutamate--cysteine ligase: MARDQIDMTPLQSRDELVKWFEEGCKDPSEFRMGTEHEKTPFTLEGHRPVPYEGPRGIGALLEGMKLLLGWEPIMEKGNIIGLYDVTGGGAISLEPGGQFELSGAPVENVHQTQSELMAHLAQVREIATPLGIGFLGLGMTPSWSRADIPVMPKGRYKIMTNYMPKVGQYGLDMMYRTCTVQTNLDFSSEADMVKKLRVSLALQPAATALFANSPFTEGKPNGFLSFRSEIWRDTDNARAGMMPWAFEDGMGFERYVDYALDVPMYFVKRDEDYIDVSGSSFRAFFDGRNNNLPGERPTLSDWANHLSTIFPEVRLKRYLEMRGSDGGPWGRLPALSAFWAGLLYDDVSLDAAWDLVKHWSAHERQALRDDVPRFGFKARIKDRYLFEIAKECLVLAHAGLRRRGRIDQLGRDETRHLEPLDRIIDSGRTPAEEMLDKFNGPWNGSVEPAYAEYAF; encoded by the coding sequence ATGGCGCGAGACCAGATCGATATGACGCCGTTGCAATCGCGCGACGAGCTCGTCAAGTGGTTCGAGGAAGGTTGCAAGGACCCGTCCGAATTCCGCATGGGCACCGAGCATGAGAAGACGCCGTTCACGCTCGAAGGCCACCGCCCGGTGCCCTACGAAGGCCCGCGCGGCATCGGCGCGCTGCTCGAAGGCATGAAGCTCCTGCTCGGTTGGGAGCCGATCATGGAGAAGGGCAACATCATCGGCCTCTACGACGTCACCGGCGGCGGCGCGATCTCGCTGGAGCCCGGCGGGCAGTTCGAGCTTTCGGGCGCCCCCGTCGAGAACGTGCACCAGACCCAGAGCGAGCTGATGGCGCATCTGGCGCAGGTGCGCGAGATCGCAACGCCGCTCGGCATTGGCTTCCTCGGGCTCGGCATGACGCCGTCCTGGTCGCGCGCCGACATCCCGGTGATGCCCAAGGGCCGCTACAAGATCATGACCAATTACATGCCGAAGGTCGGCCAGTACGGCCTCGACATGATGTACCGGACCTGCACGGTCCAGACCAATCTCGACTTCTCCTCCGAAGCGGACATGGTCAAGAAGCTGCGTGTCTCGCTCGCGCTCCAGCCGGCCGCAACCGCCTTGTTCGCCAATTCGCCGTTTACCGAGGGCAAGCCGAACGGCTTCCTCTCCTTCCGGTCCGAGATCTGGCGCGACACCGACAACGCGCGCGCCGGCATGATGCCGTGGGCATTCGAGGACGGCATGGGCTTCGAGCGCTATGTCGACTACGCGCTCGACGTGCCTATGTATTTCGTCAAGCGCGATGAGGATTACATCGACGTCTCCGGCTCCTCGTTCCGCGCCTTCTTCGATGGCCGCAACAACAATCTGCCCGGGGAACGTCCGACGCTGTCCGACTGGGCCAACCATCTTTCGACGATTTTCCCGGAGGTGCGGCTCAAGCGCTATCTCGAGATGCGCGGCTCCGATGGTGGTCCTTGGGGCCGTCTGCCGGCGCTGTCGGCGTTCTGGGCCGGGCTGCTCTACGACGATGTGTCGCTGGATGCTGCCTGGGACCTGGTGAAGCACTGGAGCGCGCATGAGCGTCAGGCCCTGCGCGACGACGTGCCGCGCTTCGGCTTCAAGGCGCGGATCAAGGACCGCTATCTGTTCGAGATTGCCAAGGAGTGCCTCGTTCTGGCACATGCGGGCTTGCGCCGGCGCGGCCGGATCGACCAGCTCGGCCGCGACGAGACCAGGCATCTGGAGCCGCTCGATCGCATCATCGATTCCGGCCGCACGCCGGCTGAGGAGATGCTCGACAAGTTCAACGGTCCCTGGAACGGTTCGGTGGAACCAGCCTACGCGGAATACGCTTTCTAG
- a CDS encoding PAN domain-containing protein, whose translation MGKGRLAVMARVLTRVLASVLACAALLLLVFASWPARAQTAFDRPGGDYFSTPVTSGDPEDCALLCERDRRCRSWSFSYPDVEGGSAVCWLKNTVPARVPGSCCISGVRGAGVIEPRVEGVETSIDRPGGDLRNFEMKDGEGEEGCKAACTADNKCRAFTYARPGYTGREARCFLKKEIKPPRRKAGFTSGVVR comes from the coding sequence ATGGGGAAGGGCCGCCTGGCCGTCATGGCAAGGGTCCTGACAAGGGTCCTGGCAAGCGTCCTGGCCTGCGCCGCGCTGCTTTTGCTCGTGTTTGCGAGCTGGCCTGCGCGCGCCCAGACGGCGTTCGATCGGCCTGGCGGAGACTATTTCAGCACCCCGGTCACGTCGGGCGATCCCGAGGATTGCGCGCTGCTGTGCGAGCGCGACCGCCGTTGCCGCTCGTGGAGCTTCAGCTATCCTGATGTCGAAGGCGGCTCGGCGGTGTGCTGGCTGAAGAACACGGTGCCTGCGCGCGTGCCGGGAAGCTGCTGCATCTCCGGTGTGCGTGGCGCCGGCGTGATCGAGCCGCGTGTCGAAGGCGTGGAGACCTCGATCGACCGCCCCGGCGGCGATTTGCGCAATTTCGAGATGAAGGACGGCGAAGGCGAAGAAGGCTGCAAGGCCGCATGCACCGCCGACAACAAATGCCGCGCCTTCACCTATGCCCGCCCCGGCTACACCGGACGCGAAGCGCGCTGTTTCCTGAAAAAGGAAATCAAGCCGCCGCGGCGGAAGGCGGGGTTCACGTCGGGCGTGGTGAGATAG
- a CDS encoding nucleotidyltransferase family protein produces MDEARFLALALKNPINVALLDELHQLALPDAWLVSGCLVQSVWNVLTGRAIDHGIADYDVFYFDPDTSWDAEDVVIRKLQARLDHLGVKIETRNQARVHLWYPAKHGLPYPPLSCSTDGIDRFLTQNTQVGVRRTDNGFDVYAPHGFDDVAGLIARPNPGPNFSAANYAVKAARWRALWPELTVIAPE; encoded by the coding sequence ATGGATGAGGCCCGCTTCCTCGCGCTGGCGCTGAAGAACCCGATCAACGTCGCGCTCCTCGATGAGCTCCACCAGCTCGCGCTGCCCGATGCGTGGCTGGTCTCGGGATGTCTCGTGCAATCGGTCTGGAACGTGCTCACCGGCCGCGCGATCGATCACGGCATCGCCGATTACGACGTCTTCTACTTCGACCCCGACACCTCCTGGGACGCGGAGGACGTCGTGATCCGCAAGCTTCAAGCGCGCCTCGATCATCTCGGCGTCAAGATCGAGACCCGCAACCAGGCACGCGTGCATCTGTGGTACCCGGCCAAGCACGGCCTGCCCTATCCGCCGCTGTCGTGCTCGACTGACGGCATCGACCGTTTCCTCACACAGAACACCCAAGTGGGCGTGCGGCGCACGGACAACGGTTTCGATGTTTATGCGCCGCACGGCTTCGATGACGTCGCGGGCTTGATTGCGCGCCCCAATCCAGGCCCGAATTTCTCCGCAGCGAATTACGCGGTGAAGGCCGCGAGATGGAGGGCGTTGTGGCCGGAGCTTACGGTGATTGCGCCGGAATGA
- a CDS encoding MmcQ/YjbR family DNA-binding protein: MTFDDVRKFALTWPEVEDGTSYGTPALKVRRKMLARLKEDGDSLVMPNVPIDERTMLVESQPKTFYFTDHYADYPIVLIRLSKAKRAIVEPLLRRRWRTLASKAARADYDARVSA; this comes from the coding sequence ATGACCTTCGACGACGTCAGAAAATTCGCACTGACGTGGCCGGAGGTCGAGGACGGCACCTCCTACGGGACGCCTGCACTGAAGGTGCGGAGGAAGATGCTGGCGCGTCTGAAGGAAGATGGCGACAGCCTGGTGATGCCGAACGTCCCGATCGACGAGCGCACGATGCTGGTTGAGAGCCAGCCGAAAACCTTCTACTTCACCGATCACTACGCCGATTACCCGATCGTGCTGATCCGCCTGTCCAAGGCAAAGCGCGCGATCGTGGAGCCGCTGCTGCGGCGGCGTTGGCGCACGCTGGCTTCGAAGGCGGCGCGAGCGGATTATGATGCACGCGTGAGCGCGTGA
- the lepB gene encoding signal peptidase I, producing MSVEKITVTTKRKSSGWAGQLVQLAGIVAAVFIAKGALAEPFYVPSGSMEPTLLIGDALIASKFPYGYGTSSLPIQINLPESGRVFAETPKQGDVVVFRWPGDRSQAWVKRVVGLPGDRIQLRQGQLFVNDRPAELKPDGVGAAEDDNGGSEPAYRYVETLPNGVSHLIFKMRDNGPLDNTQEVTVPAGHLFVLGDNRDNSADSRVPLRSGGVGMLPIDNLVGRADAVLGSWDLGIRGQPVWTWLSGFRMARFFTAVH from the coding sequence ATGAGTGTCGAGAAGATAACTGTCACTACCAAGCGGAAGAGCAGCGGCTGGGCAGGCCAGCTCGTGCAGCTCGCCGGTATCGTCGCCGCGGTGTTCATCGCCAAGGGTGCGCTGGCCGAGCCGTTCTACGTGCCGTCGGGCTCGATGGAGCCGACGCTGTTGATCGGCGACGCCTTGATCGCCTCGAAATTCCCCTACGGCTACGGCACCTCGTCGCTGCCGATCCAGATCAACCTGCCTGAGAGCGGCCGCGTGTTCGCGGAGACGCCGAAGCAGGGCGACGTCGTGGTGTTCCGCTGGCCCGGCGACCGCTCGCAGGCCTGGGTCAAGCGCGTCGTGGGTCTGCCCGGCGACCGCATCCAGCTGCGCCAGGGCCAGCTCTTCGTCAATGATCGCCCCGCCGAGCTGAAGCCGGACGGCGTTGGCGCCGCCGAGGACGACAATGGCGGCAGCGAACCCGCCTATCGCTATGTCGAGACGCTGCCGAACGGCGTCTCGCACCTGATCTTCAAGATGCGCGACAACGGTCCGCTCGACAACACGCAGGAAGTGACGGTGCCGGCCGGCCATCTCTTCGTGCTCGGCGACAACCGCGACAACTCCGCCGACAGCCGCGTGCCGCTGCGCTCCGGCGGCGTCGGCATGCTGCCGATCGACAATCTGGTCGGCCGCGCGGATGCCGTGCTCGGATCCTGGGATCTCGGCATCCGGGGCCAGCCGGTGTGGACCTGGCTGTCCGGATTTCGCATGGCGCGTTTTTTCACCGCCGTGCATTGA